One genomic region from Thermodesulfobacteriota bacterium encodes:
- the plsY gene encoding glycerol-3-phosphate 1-O-acyltransferase PlsY — MEFILTLFLTVGAYLLGSIPFGILAAGYFEGVDPREAGSGNIGATNVSRIAGKKAGAVTLACDVGKGALPVGLALLLGLSKMSVGIVGLAAFLGHLFPVFLGFKGGKGVATAVGIFLVISPVATLLSATVFLMVTLATKYVSAGSIFASLALPLCLGILRTGYAGLGLVIGALI, encoded by the coding sequence ATGGAGTTCATACTGACTTTATTCCTGACGGTAGGCGCATATCTCCTCGGCTCGATACCCTTCGGGATACTGGCCGCGGGCTACTTCGAGGGGGTAGACCCCCGGGAGGCCGGCAGCGGCAACATAGGGGCGACCAATGTGAGCCGTATCGCCGGGAAGAAGGCCGGCGCGGTAACCCTCGCGTGCGACGTCGGCAAGGGGGCGCTCCCGGTGGGGCTGGCGCTCCTCCTCGGACTATCGAAGATGTCGGTCGGCATCGTCGGCCTCGCGGCCTTCCTCGGCCACCTCTTTCCGGTATTCCTGGGCTTTAAGGGCGGCAAGGGGGTCGCAACGGCGGTCGGCATCTTCCTTGTAATCTCGCCGGTGGCTACGCTCTTGAGCGCGACGGTCTTTCTCATGGTCACCCTTGCCACCAAGTACGTCTCCGCCGGCTCGATATTCGCCTCGCTCGCCCTGCCGCTATGCCTGGGCATACTGCGTACCGGGTACGCCGGCCTGGGGCTGGTTATCGGCGCGCTTATT